TTGACATGCGCTCTCGTTCTTTGAGGAGATTTTATCTGATGGGGGGGTTGCGCTGGCTAGAAGCGTTTCAAGAAAATTTGTTAGAAAATGTTGGAAAACGattgataaaaaaataattttttaaaattttaataaaaaattataatttattgttttattttgtgaatgaaactttttagtcccacatcgtgaagtttccaatttttagtagttttaagaaactatataaaccttttagtcccacatcggagaatttttcttcttaagttgtatttgtcaattatataaacaaattcactatttttgtaaaatctatgggaaaggggttgctctatattcagagggacccccaagggaaaaaaatattttatattgttgtctcaagcgttcgagattttcctttatggttttttcggagttgtcaagctcaagttgagcatctactacatatgctagtagtaggtgtattagggtgttttatcctggagatatccgtcctgtgagagctatagcatcactcttgagtgtagccgggcgctaatgtcttgagggcaacgtgttgaacacgtgactcactctgtttttccaaagttttgccttgttgctgttgtggagatatagggagctcatttgtttcatcaaatcgatcacttccattataaaggaactaagtatcaataacttttgcttatttgatttttccttgtttttgattattgcatccaacaatcttaagacattagaatttgtaataataaaaaaatggttggttggtttgtgaatcatggatgttaattgtggagtgaaaaacaaaaacgaatttttggtcagctgtagagtttcgagtttatctcttaacctaaaaggaatttcgatgaaccattTTTACACAAAGTAGTAGACATCCttatagttacccacgtaaaatttcagaaattttgtagttgtaaaagtatttttttgatattttacaaaactgagaaacgttcctgaaaaattctgacgggcagaattttgttgttaactaaagtagtttttatggggtaaccatgagttttttgatatggtggtttaaacgaagtttataaatgtagatattatcttcaaaactcatatattATCTGAACTAAGTTTGTGAgatatggtgtattaggtgattgggaaattaccgtgtccgtggtcagagtataaacgaagtttgtgacatgaaattgaaaaggaacatggctatcaggcgcatgtggatgaacacaagtcttccaaagctgacaaaggcgagaacatcaaaaacaactctaagcatagtcttcataataaaggtacgtttcgtaaaactgaatccgacattactttaattaagggtgattgttatgtttgtaaaatttctggccatacggcagtaaagtgtagacaacataaaaccttaataagtagaaagttaatgctaatttagttgaaacaaaatgaaccatgatgtcggaagttattttaataaccaatgtgagagactggtgggtggactctggagccactaagtatgtttgttgaaacaaaaACCTGTTCACCtattatcagaggataagggatgtcgagaaactctatatgagtaactcatctgcgacagaggttgcataaaagggaaaggtcgagcataagttcatgtctgtaatattctcacactgaatgaagttttcatgttccgagcatatgaaataatattgtatcttgttatcttgaagatggtaaaagattgaagatcttaattaaatgtggaaaacttgttataactaagggtattgattttttaggcaacggttataggacttagggtctatataagtttgaaggaaaatctgatgaagtgaacatagttgattcttgtgctttcttttgtgtgtctttgaatgttttgcatggtagacttggaaccgtaaaattataagtcaatgtataaacttcctagcataggcttcgtacccaaatttagtttggatcttgaacacaaaagtgaaatgaatatgctataaaatattttagcacaaatgttcatagtaattctaatcccttagaattaattcagttaggcctagttgacatgagttcaacccaaaccactatggtaaaagatggtttataacttccgtagatgattgtacgaggtactatcttgtataattgcttagggataaggatgattccttagaagccttaagatgtataaacttgaaattgataaccaattagaagccttgaacatattagttgtatccttaaggagatcataattaccatgctgattagttcaggattacttgCGGTCTTGTGGGAGAAGGAAGTcttcttaactagtatatcctgaatatagtacccttaaggatcagatgaaactccatgtgatttatggaaaggtagatgaccttcttatgaatatgtcaaagtgtgggggtgtttgactaagattatcattcctcttcctagaagaactagatagaaaccaaaaatggtgattatgtcttcatataaggtatgatgagtatacttctacatatagatttttggttgtgtgttctgattttttcatacttttggtgtgatttttctgactttgttgtgaatactattacataatctagggatgctgagttctttgaacatgtttattcttaaacctgtacctcattagagatgtgttgttgatcccctagatttattttcaaattgtcagaacttatcttaaaggaagatgaagttaaggttgagcctaagacaagtaaaacaattagacttgagacttcttataaagccgacttcataacatgcctagcgtagtctaagccctggacttgtaaagaagccttgatatctactgaaaccccattctggtaagaagcttcatttagtgaaatggactcagtccgtcggaacctgacttgagaggtttatagtttacctccagagagtaagatcatgagatgtaaatgagtctttaagaggaaacattaggtatatggaactgtagaaaaatattaggctaagttggtagctaaaggctataaactaaaagaaggtgtatatttccttgattcttattcacatgtgacgagatttacttacgttgagatgctaattgttattgctgtcataaaaaaattagagatacatcagatggatgttaagaaagcttttctaaaatcgtgaattagataaagaaatttacatagaccaacctgaggactttgtagtgaaaggttatgatgacaaagtttgtaagttgaacaaaattttgtatggtttataaaataaacacgtaaacagtgacatggaaaatttgatcatgtgataatgtgtagtggatttaagttaatgaatctgacaagtatatttacaagtaacttgttaaggatgcctgtgtgattgtatgcttgtatgttgatgatatgcttatacttgatacaaacatagatgtgattaattccactaaaaacatgcgttgaatgagaacgttgacttgaaatacTTAgaccctgttgatgtaatcttagggatgaggattagaaaataatctaacatatgtagtcttagtcattctcattattttgaatttgttcttaagagatacaatcagtgtgattgtaagccttcttgtactccgtacgattattcttgtagactcaagaaaaaagggtaatggagtatcttaacttgaatactcaagagttataggatgtctgatgaatttaatgaactgtaagagtccagacattgcctatattgtgagtaagttaagtagatataattatagtccagagaaatagcattcagatgcactgagtagagtattatggtacctaaaatactctattaccttttatttgatttatcaaaggtatcttgctgtccttgagggactttgtgatgtaaactggatagttgactcaaaaaagtctaagtctacgagtggatatgtttcactctagcatcatagtttgtttttggaagatttacaaacatatattgctcaattcattatggaatctgagagtattgagttagataaagcacgagagggggtcgagtgcctaagatgttttttagaaggcattcctctctggcataggcctgtgccagctatatctatacattgtgttagccaagatataatagctaaagctgaaaataactaatctcaatcggcgttatttccattgattggataaagtccaaggagaatatcgcgcaatatttgacgaaaggtttatcccaagagatagttagaaatgcatcgagggggaaggggcttaagctcataaattaaactttccatgaaggatactcaaccttgctgactggagatcccaagatcaaggtttcgaatgagacaactaatttgtggtgggtaaaggtaaacactatcagagaattttattctctgtcccttccctatggtgtagacgtgatagtgtgactgcatgtgaaggatgacttttaagaagtcttaatgagttctgtagtttcaatttaagattgaagtggggtgtagcagtaacactctttatggaaactcacctatctgaatgaggaagtgggccgcttcctatgagaatatgagctttgattctctagagcattctgagaaacaggatatgtccagggccaaattggacaaaacggcacgagcttggcagcaatcttggagatatcactcgtggttgttatcacgaattacatcaaatgctagcagttcaagacatagttcactgtctctagcaagtaattccggtaatatatcactaagcaaaggttcaatacctcatggacacctctgcctaaaatggtatttcctgcgctttttatgtgattttcgttttgatggttttggtattactggaacttagaacctaaaggtcactaagggttcactagttcatgctttttcactttggtgaaagatacctatagtctcaccatgtgagaactaaagatgaaagctctcaatactattatgatttatgcaatccatagtatgaccctggggtcaacacacttttgtgtgagggagaggacgtagaaatgactagtatgatttcaacacttgcacaatcagtctgtttggatcgtgaggttgggatgttgatttaccaagatctatctgtgttttcatgttttattgagttttcattcatgtgggggattgttggaaaacgattaataaaaaaataattttttaaagttttaataaaaaattataatttattgttttattttgtgaatgaaactttttagtcccacatcgtggagtttccaatttttaatagttttaagaaactatataaaccttttagtcccacatcggagaatttttcttcttaagttgtatttgtcaattatataaacaaattcactatttttgtaaaatctatgggaaaggggttgctctatatttagagggacccctaagggaaaaaaatattttatattgttgtctcaagcgttcgagattttcctttatggttttttcggagttgccaagctcaagttgagcatctactacatatactagtagtaggtgtattagggtgttttatcctggagatatccgtcctttgagggctatagcatcactcttgagtgtagccgggcgctaatgtcttgagggcaacgtgttgaacacgtgactcactctgtttttccaaagttttgccttgttgctgttgcggagatatagggagctcattcgtttcatcaaatcgatcacttccattataaaggagcaaagtatcaataatttttgcttatttgatttttccttgtttttgattattgcatccaACAGAAAATTCAGATACAATCCATACCCGTTATGTCAATTCTGTGAGAGATTCCAGCAGCAGTTAGTGATCTTGAGATTTGTTTGGCGACTGCCTCGTGTTCTGGATTCTTAAGGAAAGACAGTGCACTTGATGGGAGCTACAACAGGAGGGAAACTAAACACATTCAATTATTCATCCCCTGCTTTGCTTGGCCTCGTGTAGAATGAATGCTAAAAGAGGCTGTAAACTATTCGCCCAATTCCAAACAAAGGCTCAAATACAGATGGTGTGAAGACTCTCTGATGTTCTTACTTTATCTCCTATGAAATTGAGACCCATGTTCGAATTAATGGTGACAGCCTTCCCTAGAGTGCATACTTGGAACTCCACCTCCCCTTAGATTCCAAAGCAGATTTCACTTCCATAGCCTCTTTTTCATCCATGGTCTATCCGACAGAGGAGATGAAATAAATAGCATGCATGGAAAAAATGTAAGACCCTAGAAAAACTAACTGATATAGGACTTAATCTCTGGGTATGGCCTTATAATAAGTAAAGAAGAGATCCCAGTAGTTAGAATGAGCATTGTTGTATACCTCTAATGCTTCGACTATCTTCTTTTGGTTACCCTTGAATGCAAGACCCAGCTCCTTCTTCACTGGAGTAATAACCAGTTTCTGAAATTGAATATTAAGAAGTATTAGCACAACATAATACATGATTATAAACTGAAGTCTGCATTTCAGAATAGGGAAGGCTACCTCCACTTCTTTTGGTGCTGAGAACTTCTCATGAACAACAAGAGGAGTACCACTTTTTTCCTGCAATATAATGGCAGACAGCATCAGCGTTCTGTCAGAATGGAGTACATATTCTTTCCAACTAACACTTCACTATTGCAAAGCACAACAAATACAAATATGATATTTAGCAACATATTGCTAAAATCCCTCGTCAACATTTCAAACTAAAACCccacacaaataaaagaaatgtATTGCTTTATTCTATTTCACGTTGTAATAATGCAGGGTGGTCACATAAAGAAGAGCAACATCTACAATGGATCTATCGAAATTTAGAAGAGCCAGCCATGTAATCACATAAAGAAAATTACATATTTTTCTAAAAGACCCATAAGTTTGAGGGAAATATCTCAATTAAAGTAGTCGATAAACTCTTACCGAGTGCGCACGTAGATCATTTGCAGATCTATCTGCAATACCAACACATTCTATCCAGCCATAGGAGCACTCAATCTCAGCATCCCAACAGTCTGCTGCATAGTGGGCCATCTCATTTGCAAGATGCTGGCGAAACCGTAGACGTTCTTTAGTAggatgtgcaacggacggacgatTGCGGATTAGGGATCACCCGCAACCAATCCGTCAaaattgcggatttggaaaatcaaaccgtgtccggtccaatcacccgcggatttcacATCCGTGGATCAGCGGGTGAtacgggccggttgcggattaaccgcggatttactcaggaaaaaaaaagtaaaacaaataaaaatactaAGTTCAGAAACAGAAAATTTTAACACAAAAGATAGTACTGGTAACACAAAAGAGTATTGTGtttttttaacggaaacaaaaaaGTACTAATTCTTGCAACAACGGAAGGTAAACTATCAAATGCAACAAGTCTGGTGCCAAGCCAATGGAAATTCTGCTGCCAAAAAACAGTCCTTGGATTTGAGTACTAGTTCATTCAATCCATAATTGATATATCCGGAATTTCTTTCAAGATTTCTTCTGCATCTGTAAAATGAGAAGGAATGTTTGCAATTAGATAACATTGAACTGTGATCATATAACAAGTACCAATTGACTAAAAAAACTGAATCATGACAGACACAACTATCATATTCTTGCTCAAAACCATGAAACAAAACAGAGCTAGGCATAATGCACCATTCCAGAGATGGacggaaagaaaaataaaatgactagaGAGATCAATAAGATATAGGAAATCATCTATGACTTGACTGAATTCAAGTCTTTTTCTAAAAGTTTTCCGCGTATACGTTCTGTTAAgggaggtagaaaagaaaaaagattctTATACGGCGGGCACATATAAGTGGAAAATGTTAAACTAACGTCCTGTAACAACTGCTACACAACCAAAACCAAGCTGTTCAGGGCTTGAATTTCATGCTTAAAGTCATATTATTGATTCCCTAACCTTCActggaaaaaaacaaaaaaatcccaACTAAAGTTTGAGAACAATGGTATGGTGTTGTTTAGAAATCAGTCCACCATGAATTTTTCTATCAAAAACTCAAAGCCTTTTACTTTGGGTCTGAAACAAAAGTAGATTTTCATTTGCTCACTTATGAGTCTCTCGTCAACAAAACTAACTTCAACAATAAGTCAGTCATCAAGCCATAAACATACCTTAGTTACAGATACTTTCATGCATTCCCAAGAAATGTTTACAGCTAGGTACTCGATCTTTGTAAAAACATTTAAGCAGGAGTATAAATCAAAAGGAGTGTCAAGTGGAACTACCTTATTAGCAGCGTGATCAAACAACAAACATAGCAGCTGTAGAACATGACATTATTCTGAATCGTATGAGAGGTCACATTCAGATGCTCGGTATGTTT
This genomic stretch from Papaver somniferum cultivar HN1 chromosome 5, ASM357369v1, whole genome shotgun sequence harbors:
- the LOC113281200 gene encoding glycine--tRNA ligase, mitochondrial 1-like, yielding MAHYAADCWDAEIECSYGWIECVGIADRSANDLRAHSEKSGTPLVVHEKFSAPKEVEKLVITPVKKELGLAFKGNQKKIVEALETMDEKEAMEVKSALESKGRWSSKYAL